Proteins found in one Cryptococcus neoformans var. grubii H99 chromosome 14, complete sequence genomic segment:
- a CDS encoding cytochrome c oxidase assembly protein subunit 17: MVSLVANSSEVSSPATTLPPRSTSSSPDATAKEVNPLNPNNLKPCCACPETKQARDDCFIKSAPGEGETNCRDFIEAHKACMRGYGFKV; encoded by the exons ATGGTCTCTCTTGTTGCTAACTC ATCCGAAGTCTCTTCTCCCGCcaccactcttcctcctcgatcgacatcatcttccccagACGCCACAGCCAAGGAAGTGAATCCCCTGAACCCCAACAACTTGAAGCC TTGTTGCGCCTGCCCGGAGACCAAGCAAGCCAGGGATGACTGTTTCATCAAGTCTGCTCCTGGAGAGGGCGAAACGAACTGCAGGGATTTTATCGAGGCTCACAAGGCTTGTATGAGGGGTTACGGCTTCAAGGTTTAA